In Corynebacterium aquatimens, one genomic interval encodes:
- a CDS encoding peptide chain release factor I, translating to MNDMTIAPGPGIPDGAVIAADLAERFAKSSTPGGQGVNTTDGKVQLSIDVAECASLTDAQRHRISRNLEHRLDGSVFTVTASTQRSVFRSWSSRLHLRHSLVPPGRSVRGEHNSPSPHHVPGSKSSSQWLSTTR from the coding sequence ATAGCGCCCGGCCCGGGGATCCCCGACGGTGCGGTCATCGCCGCCGATCTCGCGGAGCGTTTCGCGAAATCGTCGACTCCGGGCGGCCAGGGCGTCAACACGACGGACGGCAAAGTCCAGCTTTCCATCGATGTCGCCGAATGCGCATCGCTTACCGACGCCCAGCGTCACCGTATCTCGCGCAACCTCGAGCACCGCCTAGACGGCTCCGTCTTTACCGTGACTGCGTCGACTCAGCGGTCTGTGTTTCGCTCCTGGTCCTCTCGCTTGCACCTGCGACACAGCCTCGTGCCCCCGGGCCGTAGCGTTCGGGGGGAGCACAATAGCCCCAGTCCTCATCACGTCCCGGGATCAAAGAGTTCATCGCAGTGGTTAAGCACTACACGTTGA
- the ychF gene encoding redox-regulated ATPase YchF, with the protein MSLTLGIVGLPNVGKSTLFNALTRNDVLAANYPFATIEPNVGLVELPDPRLTRLAEIFGSAQILPATVSFVDIAGIVKGASEGEGMGNAFLANIREADAICQVVRAFSDDNVIHVDGKVDPANDISVINTELILADLQTIEKALPRLEKEGRKDKDIAATAAEAKKAQAILEDDRTLFAASKSNEIDLALLKELHLMTAKPFLYVFNSDEAVLTDDARKQTLRDLVAPAEAVFLDAQTETELLELEEEDAAELLAAVGQEEPGLSTLAKAGFETLGLQTYLTAGPKESRAWTIHKGDTAPKAAGVIHTDFEKGFIKAEIVAFDDLDEFGSMAEARAHGKVRQEGKDYVMADGDVVEFKFNV; encoded by the coding sequence GTGAGCCTTACCCTTGGAATCGTCGGTCTGCCCAACGTGGGCAAGTCCACTTTGTTTAACGCCCTGACCCGCAACGACGTGCTGGCCGCGAACTACCCGTTCGCCACGATCGAGCCGAACGTCGGTCTCGTCGAGCTGCCGGATCCGCGCCTTACTCGTCTCGCGGAGATTTTCGGTTCGGCGCAGATCCTGCCGGCGACGGTGTCCTTCGTGGACATCGCGGGCATTGTCAAAGGCGCGTCTGAGGGCGAGGGCATGGGCAACGCGTTCTTGGCCAACATCCGCGAGGCGGACGCGATCTGCCAGGTCGTGCGCGCGTTTAGCGACGACAACGTCATCCACGTCGACGGCAAAGTGGACCCGGCGAATGACATTTCCGTCATCAACACCGAGCTGATCCTCGCCGACCTCCAGACGATTGAGAAGGCCCTGCCACGCCTGGAGAAGGAAGGCCGCAAGGACAAAGACATCGCAGCCACCGCCGCCGAGGCAAAGAAAGCCCAGGCGATTCTAGAGGACGATCGCACGCTGTTCGCCGCGTCGAAAAGCAATGAGATTGACCTCGCGCTGCTCAAAGAGCTCCACCTCATGACGGCCAAGCCTTTCCTCTACGTCTTCAACTCCGACGAGGCCGTCCTCACTGACGACGCGCGCAAGCAAACCCTTCGCGACCTCGTCGCGCCCGCCGAGGCCGTGTTTCTCGACGCGCAGACGGAGACAGAGCTCCTTGAGCTCGAGGAGGAAGACGCCGCGGAGCTCCTCGCGGCAGTGGGGCAAGAAGAACCTGGCTTATCGACGCTCGCTAAAGCCGGCTTTGAAACCCTCGGCCTGCAGACCTACCTGACGGCGGGGCCGAAGGAATCGCGCGCGTGGACGATCCACAAGGGCGACACCGCACCGAAGGCCGCCGGCGTTATCCACACCGACTTTGAAAAGGGCTTCATCAAGGCTGAAATCGTCGCCTTCGACGACCTCGACGAATTCGGTTCCATGGCAGAAGCCCGCGCCCACGGCAAAGTCCGCCAGGAGGGCAAGGACTACGTCATGGCCGACGGCGACGTGGTCGAGTTCAAGTTCAACGTGTAG